The following proteins are co-located in the Zonotrichia leucophrys gambelii isolate GWCS_2022_RI unplaced genomic scaffold, RI_Zleu_2.0 Scaffold_34_1600103, whole genome shotgun sequence genome:
- the B4GAT1 gene encoding beta-1,4-glucuronyltransferase 1 — translation MTRARFLGGCAWLLGALALLQTLYLRSLPPPPHHSHSHSRAPRPNSRPPRGVLDASGSFRVFWDVLGAPPGWARAPRPELVLAAHGTPGRAAAALGGGLQKGEGSWGGPLSLAVFGEPRAGLQELLGVLGGPCRALRGRLRLQVVQGAARPPPTIPAAPPPQPWRGGCRGALARLAAADPPSYALGVPYPGNLLRNVAWQGAAGGGPGPRPPPQFWQRFVLVVDADVEPSPGLREGFLELLRGGGLDPRNWGRDPRDWERDPRDWGGQEPKNWGALGDPKAPGSWGVLRTQGDLGNPKTLNLQGSLGFQGGFGNPKILGASGGLGVSNTSGVPNGLSDPNALSDPKTLSDPKTWSDHNAQSDPKALNDPKAQSAPHAPHDPNARSDPNALNAPNTPSAPHAPDGAPPWARTLFVLPAFELRGSGRPPGSKAELLRLWGAGEARPFYGALCPRCQAPTAFGRWRALPPGPPGAPRLRVAYEVPWRDPWEPFYVAPARGVPPFDEGFLQYGFNRISQACELHVAGFRFAVLDGAWVTHRGWKEPGGFHTGREAELGRNRQRFREFKQGLKLKYPNSDRRC, via the exons atgacCCGAGCccggtttttggggggctgtgcctggcttttgggggctctggccctgctccagACTCTCTACCTGCGCTCGctgccgccccctccccaccattcccattcccattcccgcgccccccgccccaaTTCCCGCCCCCCACGGGGGGTCCTGGACGCCTCGGGCTCGTTCCGGGTGTTCTGGGACGTTCTGGGCGCCCCCCCGGGCTgggcccgcgccccccgccccgagCTGGTGCTGGCGGCGCACGGGACccccgggcgggcggcggcggcgctgggcgGGGGTCTCCAAAAaggggaggggtcctggggggggcCGCTGTCCCTGGCCGTGTTTGGGGAGCCCCGGGCggggctccaggagctgctgggggtcctgggggggccGTGCCGGGCGCTGAGGGGGCGGCTCCGGCTGCAGGTGGTGCAGGGGGCGGCGCGACCCCCGCCCACAATTCCGGCagcgccccctccccagccatgGCGCGGGGGGTGCCGGGGGGCGCTGGCCCGGCTGGCGGCCGCCGACCCCCCCAGTTACGCTCTGGGGGTGCCGTACCCCGGCAATCTGCTCCGGAACGTGGCCTGGCAGGGCGCGGCGgggggcgggcccgggccgCGACCCCCGCCCCAATTCTGGCAGCGCTTCGTGCTCGTGGTGGACGCGGACGTGGAGCCGAGCCCGGGGCTGCGCGAGGggttcctggagctgctgcggGGCGGGGGGCTGGACCCCCGGAACTGGGGACGGGACCCCCGGGACTGGGAACGGGACCCCCGGGACTGGGGAGGACAGGAGCCCAAaaactggggggcactgggggaccccaaagctCCAGGGTCTTGGGGCGTTTTGAGGActcagggggatttggggaaccCAAAAACTTTGAATcttcagggcagtttggggtttCAAGGGGGttttgggaaccccaaaattttgggggcTTCCGGAGGGCTGGGAGTCTCCAACACCTCGGGGGTCCCCAATGGCCTGAGTGACCCCAATGCTctgagtgaccccaaaaccctgagtgaccccaaaacctggaGTGACCACAAtgcccagagtgaccccaaagCTTTGAATGACCCCAAAGCCCAGAGTGCCCCCCATGCCCCACATGACCCCAATGCCCGGAGTGACCCCAACGCTCTGAACGCCCCGAACACCCCGAGTGCCCCCCACGCCCCCGACGGCGCCCCCCCCTGGGCCCGGACCCTCTTTGTGCTCCCGGCCTTCGAGCTGCGGGGCTCGGGGCGCCCCCCGGGCTCCAAGGCGGAGCTGCTGCGGCTGTGGGGCGCGGGCGAGGCCCGCCCGTTCTATGGGGCGCTGTGCCCGCGCTGCCAGGCCCCCACCGCCTTCGGCCGCTGGCGGGCGCtgcccccgggccccccgggCGCCCCCCGGCTGCGCGTGGCCTACGAGGTGCCCTGGAGGGACCCCTGGGAGCCGTTCTACGTGGCCCCCGCCCGCGGCGTGCCGCCCTTCGACGAGGGCTTCCTGCAGTACGGCTTCAACCGCATCAGCCAG gcctgCGAGCTGCACGTGGCCGGGTTCCGGTTTGCGGTGCTGGACGGGGCCTGGGTCACCCACCGGGGCTGGAAGGAGCCGGGCGGGTTCCACACGGGGCGCGAGGCCGAGCTGGGCCGCAACCGGCAGCGCTTCCGGGAGTTCAAACAGGGACTGAAACTGAAATATCCCAACTCTGACCGACGCTGCTga
- the LOC135460237 gene encoding fibroin heavy chain-like: MLRSTKGASKARRDQINAQIRALRDLLPLPDGDRPRLSYLHVMALACIYTRKGACLRPGPSRGAPLELLGGPELADLVASLPGFLLAVTREGKLVGVTDNVAQHLGHSMVDLVAQGDSIYDLLDPADHPLVRHQLSLPGPPQAERLFRCRFTTSRASRRPSAGRKLVLLRGRFQEPPGTPGTPGSAPPALFVAFCAPLDPPPWPCPDCLLLPAFQSRHARDLALLDVSDSVLAHLGYGRAELLGRSWYRLLHPEDLGHVARQHLRLAGAGPEARGEVVTRLQRKDGLGWTWVYTRLRPEGPALLAHNFVISEAEAWCLRQQLAAEAPPGPPEPFGPGLDFPASDRELPLELPLRPGLGLAVSAGGTDGHGLGHGTDPGLGSAIGHGLGHGATATADPGLGATIGHGLGHGADPGLGSGIGHRLGHGHSTPATADPSLGPGIGHGLGHGHSTPATTDPGLGATIGHSLGAALGSGVEPSLGPGIGHSLGHSAAATADPGLGSSIGHGLGHSAAATTDPGLGPGVGHGLAANATVTVDPGLGTGLGHGLGASTGHGLGASTAATPGSVAPNVGHGLGSDTGLGLGVGGGLRVDIGLDVAAGADTDLGAELGPAGVTAGVAGVTAGVALSIGPGLAGSAIRASVGLGIGAAALPPDIGVTVGAGAAAGLSLGASAGSALPAGAGLDNAGLGHNAGLGHNAGHGHNTGLGQNPGLDNASLGHNAGNGQTPGHGHNASFGHNSSLGQNPGLGQNPGFGHNSGLGQNTGHGHNASFGHNSGLGTNSGLSSGVGLVSGASLGSELDIGLGMDIDPCSDTGLGLGSIPCSDPGPGLGLGPISCSDTGPGLGPVPCSDTGPGLGLGPVPCSDTGLVPCSEPGLAPCPGPGLGSALAFAVGAALGSGLAQPGLAADPDLTLGLAAPLAPPAPPGLLRLGLGVPEPPGPAGAETWTPPYTPRQAPPFPFGPPEPPEEKLPPSPESPGGAGPGAGGPGGALLTPETSPPPVPPVPPMPAMPAVPVA, from the exons ATGCTCCGCTCCACCAAGGGCGCCTCCAAGGCGCGCCGCGACCAGATCAACGCGCAGATCCGCGCCCTGCGCGACCTCCTCCCGCTGCCCGACGGCGACCGGCCGCGCCTCTCCTACCTGCACGTCATGGCCCTCGCCTGCATCTACACCCGCAAGGGCGCCTGCCTCCGCCCAG gccCGAGCCGGGGCGcgcccctggagctgctcggGGGGCCCGAGCTCGCCGACCTGGTGGCGTCGCTGCCCGGGTTCCTGCTGGCCGTGACCCGCGAGGGGAAGCTGGTCGGGGTCACCGACAACGTGGCGCAGCACCTGGGGCACTCCATG GTGGACCTGGTGGCACAAGGGGACAGCATCTACGACCTGCTGGACCCCGCCGATCACCCCCTGGTGCGGCACCAGCTCAGCctgcccgggcccccccaggcAG AGCGCCTGTTCCGCTGCCGGTTCACCACGTCGCGCGCCTCGCGCCGCCCCAGCGCCGGCCGCAAGCTCGTTCTGCTCCGGGGGCGCTTCCAGgagccccccgggacccccgggacccccggcagCGCCCCCCCCGCGCTCTTCGTGGCCTTCTGCGCCCCCCTGGACCCCccgccctggccctgccccgACTGCCTCCTGCTGCCCGCGTTCCAGAGCCGGCACGCCCGCGACCTCGCCCTGCTCGACGTGTCCGACAG TGTCCTGGCGCACCTGGGCTACGGCCGGGCCGAGCTGCTCGGCCGCTCCTGGTACCGCCTGCTGCACCCCGAGGACCTGGGGCACGTGGCCCGCCAGCACCTGCGCCTCG cggGCGCGGGGCCAGAGGCTCGGGGCGAGGTGGTCACTCGGCTGCAGCGCAAGGACGGCCTGGGCTGGACGTGGGTGTACACCCGCCTGCGGCCGGAGGGGCCGGCCCTGCTGGCCCACAACTTCGTCATCAG CGAGGCCGAGGCCTGGTGCCTGCGCCAGCAGCTGGCGGCCGAagcccccccgggacccccggagCCGTTCGGGCCCGGCCTCGACTTCCCCGCGAGTGACCGCgagctgcccctggagctgcccctgcgGCCCGGCCTGGGGCTGGCGGTCAGCGCCGGGGGCACCGACGGACACGGGCTCGGACACGGCACTGACCCCGGCCTGGGCTCCGCCATTGGACATGGGCTCGGACACGGCGCTACGGCCACAGCTGACCCCGGACTTGGAGCCACCATCGGACATGGCCTTGGACATGGCGCTGACCCTGGCCTGGGGTCCGGCATTGGACACCGACTCGGACATGGACACAGCACTCCGGCCACTGCTGACCCCAGCCTGGGGCCTGGCATTGGACATGGCCTCGGACATGGACACTCCACTCCGGCCACCACTGACCCCGGCCTTGGGGCCACCATCGGTCACAGCCtcggagctgccctgggcagtggcgtggagcccagcctggggcctGGCATTGGTCACAGCCTCGGACACAGCGCTGCGGCCACTGCTGACCCCGGCCTGGGATCCAGCATTGGACATGGGCTCGGACACAGCGCTGCGGCCACCACTGACCCCGGCCTGGGGCCTGGCGTTGGACACGGCCTGGCAGCCAACGCCACGGTCACTGTTGACCCTGGACTTGGGACTGGCCTTGGACACGGCCTTGGGGCCAGCACTGGACACGGCCTTGGGGCCAGCACTGCGGCCACCCCGGGGTCAGTGGCCCCAAACGTCGGCCATGGCCTGGGCTCGGACACCGGCCTGGGCCTCGGCGTGGGAGGTGGCCTCAGAGTGGACATCGGCCTGGATGTGGCGGCTGGAGCTGACACTGACCTCGGGGCCGAACTGGGGCCGGCCGGAGTGACCGCTGGCGTGGCCGGAGTGACCGCTGGTGTTGCCCTGAGCATTGGGCCCGGCCTGGCCGGCAGCGCCATCAGggccagtgtggggctgggcattGGTgcggccgcgctgcccccgGACATCGGAGTGACCGTCGGGGCCGGAGCCGCGGCCGGACTCAGCCTCGGAGCCAGCGCAGGGTCAGCTCTGCCGGCCGGAGCTGGACTGGACAATGCTGGGCTCGGACACAATGCTGGGCTCGGACACAATGCTGGACATGGACACAACACTGGCCTCGGACAGAACCCTGGACTGGACAACGCCAGCCTCGGACACAATGCTGGAAATGGACAGACCCCTGGACATGGACACAATGCCAGCTTTGGACACAACTCCAGCCTTGGACAGAACCCTGGGCTCGGACAGAACCCTGGCTTTGGACACAATTCTGGACTCGGACAGAACACTGGACATGGACACAATGCCAGCTTTGGACACAACTCTGGCCTCGGAACCAATTCTGGACTCAGCTCCGGTGTGGGCCTGGTGTCCGGAGCCTCCCTGGGCTCCGAGCTGGACATTGGCCTGGGCATGGACATCGACCCCTGCTCGGACACCgggctgggcctgggctccATCCCCTGCTCGGACCCCGGCCccgggctgggcctgggccCCATTTCCTGCTCGGACACCGGCCCCGGCCTGGGCCCCGTCCCCTGCTCGGACAccgggcctgggctgggcctgggcccCGTTCCGTGCTCAGACACCGGCCTTGTTCCCTGCTCGGAGCCCGGCCTTGCTCCCTGCCCGGGCCCCGGCCTGGGCTCAGCGCTCGCTTTCGCCGTGGGCGCCGCGCTCGGCTCCGGCCTGGCCCAGCCGGGCCTCGCTGCCGACCCCGACCTCACGCTGGGCCTGGCCGCCCCCCtggcgccccccgccccgccggggctGCTCCGCCTGGGGCTGGGCGTGCCCGagccccccggcccggccggcgcCGAGACCTGGACGCCGCCGTACACGCCGCGCCAGGCGCCGCCGTTCCCCTTCgggccccccgagccccccgaggAGAAGCTGCCGCCGAGCCCCGAGAgccccggcggggccgggccgggcgcggggggcccggggggcgcgCTGCTGACCCCCGAGACGTCGCCGCCGCCggtgcccccggtgcccccaATGCCAGCGATGCCCGCGGTGCCCGTGGCC